A single window of Streptomyces xanthii DNA harbors:
- a CDS encoding PadR family transcriptional regulator produces MSRRSGILEFAVLGLLRESPMHGYELRKRLNTSLGVFRAFSYGTLYPCLKTLVANGWLIEETGAGPQDAPATPLAGRRAKIVYRLTAEGKEHFEELLSQTGPDAYEDEHFAARFAFFGQTSRDVRMRVLEGRRSRLEERLEKMRLSFARTRERLDDYTLELQRHGMESVEREVRWLNELIESERAGRDQQRSGPGDAAQQDTSGETGGLPRHRDSTRPDPSDDTAM; encoded by the coding sequence ATGAGCCGGCGTTCCGGGATCCTCGAGTTCGCCGTCCTCGGACTGCTCCGCGAGTCCCCGATGCACGGCTATGAGCTGCGCAAACGACTCAACACGTCGCTGGGGGTCTTCCGAGCCTTCAGTTACGGGACCCTCTACCCCTGCCTCAAGACGCTGGTCGCCAACGGCTGGTTGATCGAGGAGACGGGTGCCGGTCCCCAAGACGCTCCCGCGACCCCGCTCGCAGGACGTCGCGCCAAAATCGTCTACCGGTTGACGGCGGAAGGTAAGGAGCACTTCGAGGAGCTGCTCTCGCAGACCGGCCCCGATGCGTACGAGGACGAGCACTTCGCCGCGCGATTCGCCTTCTTCGGGCAGACATCGCGCGACGTGCGGATGCGCGTCCTCGAGGGCCGTCGCAGCCGGCTGGAGGAGCGACTCGAGAAGATGCGCCTCTCCTTCGCCCGCACCCGGGAGCGCCTGGACGACTACACGCTCGAGCTGCAGCGCCACGGCATGGAGTCCGTGGAGCGCGAAGTGCGCTGGCTGAACGAGCTCATCGAGAGCGAGCGCGCGGGTCGCGACCAGCAACGGTCGGGTCCGGGGGACGCAGCTCAGCAGGACACATCTGGAGAGACGGGCGGCCTGCCCCGGCATCGGGACAGCACCCGGCCGGATCCGTCCGACGACACCGCCATGTGA